The following are encoded in a window of Clostridium thermarum genomic DNA:
- a CDS encoding voltage-gated chloride channel family protein has protein sequence MSEIRKRFLSVVKRVNHAALLANLIKWIILGSIVGIIIGILSELFLLSLQTVTDKRIEYPWLVYFLPLGGAFVSFLYTKYGKVSAQGNNLILDQIHEGNKEIPLRMAPLVFIGTVITHLFGGSAGREGTAVQMGGSIAEFIGKIFKLDRTDKRIILMCGISSGFGAVFGTPLAGTIFGMEVISIGTMEYSALIPCFIASFSGNLVATSLGARHAHYIMSGIPELSVSVIIKVVIASLLFGIISIVFSEGIHECKRIFSKFFKNALVRSIVGGIVIILLTLLIGTREYLGLGLSSISASFNQGVSKMAFLWKIVFTSITLGTGFQGGEVTPLFFVGSTFGNALGSIFNLSPSFLAGLGLIAVFCGATNTPISSFFLGLELFHGDAIIFLFMACIISYLFSGYHGIYTSQKINNAKSKILQLPENTTIGSVRSLRRLNN, from the coding sequence ATGTCAGAGATAAGAAAAAGATTTTTATCAGTTGTAAAAAGAGTTAATCATGCAGCACTTCTTGCAAATTTAATTAAGTGGATTATACTGGGTAGCATAGTAGGAATAATTATAGGAATATTATCTGAATTGTTTTTATTAAGTTTGCAGACAGTTACGGACAAACGAATTGAGTATCCTTGGTTAGTTTACTTTCTACCCTTGGGAGGAGCTTTTGTTAGTTTTCTTTATACTAAATATGGCAAAGTATCAGCTCAAGGGAATAATTTGATATTAGATCAAATTCATGAAGGTAACAAGGAAATACCTTTAAGGATGGCTCCTTTAGTTTTTATAGGTACAGTAATTACTCATTTATTTGGTGGTTCAGCCGGAAGAGAAGGCACAGCAGTACAGATGGGAGGCAGCATAGCAGAATTTATAGGAAAAATATTTAAACTCGATAGAACAGATAAAAGAATAATATTAATGTGTGGAATTAGCAGCGGTTTTGGAGCAGTATTTGGTACTCCGTTAGCAGGTACTATTTTTGGAATGGAAGTGATCTCTATAGGCACCATGGAATACAGTGCCCTAATCCCATGTTTTATAGCCAGTTTCTCAGGAAATTTAGTTGCAACGTCACTGGGAGCAAGGCATGCTCATTATATAATGAGCGGTATACCTGAACTTTCAGTTTCAGTAATTATAAAAGTAGTTATAGCATCTTTGCTATTTGGTATAATTAGTATAGTCTTTAGTGAAGGTATTCATGAGTGTAAAAGAATATTCTCTAAGTTCTTTAAAAATGCGTTAGTAAGAAGTATAGTGGGTGGAATAGTTATAATACTGCTAACCCTGCTTATTGGAACGAGAGAATATTTAGGACTTGGATTATCAAGTATATCGGCGTCATTCAATCAAGGTGTATCAAAGATGGCCTTTCTATGGAAGATAGTTTTTACATCAATTACTCTAGGAACAGGATTTCAAGGCGGTGAAGTTACCCCGTTATTCTTTGTTGGATCAACTTTTGGTAATGCATTAGGTTCAATATTTAATTTATCACCATCTTTTCTAGCAGGATTAGGACTTATTGCAGTGTTTTGCGGAGCAACTAACACTCCAATTTCATCTTTCTTTCTAGGATTAGAATTATTTCATGGAGACGCAATTATATTTTTATTTATGGCTTGCATTATTAGTTATTTATTTTCTGGGTATCATGGAATATATACTTCACAAAAAATTAATAATGCAAAGAGTAAAATACTTCAACTACCGGAAAATACAACTATAGGATCTGTGAGAAGTTTACGGAGATTAAATAATTAG
- a CDS encoding cation:proton antiporter: MALSLAIIIILGLLFNRLFEKIKLPGLLGMLILGVLLGPYVTNYISEDILRISPDLRKIALIVILLRAGLGIKKDTLHKIGVPAVKMSCVPGLFEGFAIMFAGSYILGISKIEAGMLGFIIAAVSPAVVVPQMLNFIQNKRGQNKGIPTIILAGASIDDVFAITLFSTFLGMYGGEHVNITRKVLDIPISILLGIGIGVLTGIILTMLFKKYHMRDTKKTLILIAAAIILTGIEELLKNVVPIASLLGVMTIGFILLEKHPNAANRLAMKYNKVWVFAEILLFVLVGTQVNIQVALGSGVIGVLIIVIGLIFRSIGVLVSLAGTNLNMKERMFCVIAYLPKATVQAAIGAVPLAAGVKSGELILAIAVLSIIITAPLGAIGIKAAGEHWLPMD; encoded by the coding sequence ATGGCGCTAAGTTTAGCTATTATTATTATTTTAGGACTATTATTCAACAGGTTATTTGAGAAAATCAAGCTTCCAGGACTTTTGGGAATGCTTATTTTGGGAGTATTGTTAGGACCCTATGTAACGAATTATATAAGCGAGGATATACTAAGGATTTCGCCGGATCTAAGAAAAATTGCCTTAATAGTAATTCTGTTAAGGGCAGGCCTTGGAATAAAAAAGGACACCCTGCACAAAATAGGTGTACCCGCTGTAAAAATGAGCTGTGTGCCTGGGCTTTTCGAAGGCTTTGCAATAATGTTTGCAGGGAGCTATATCTTAGGAATATCAAAAATTGAGGCAGGGATGCTTGGTTTTATAATTGCGGCAGTTTCACCGGCGGTGGTTGTTCCGCAGATGCTTAATTTCATACAAAACAAGAGAGGACAAAACAAAGGTATCCCTACAATAATCCTGGCAGGAGCCTCTATAGATGACGTATTTGCAATAACCTTATTTTCAACCTTCTTAGGTATGTATGGCGGCGAACATGTTAATATTACTAGAAAAGTACTGGACATACCTATTTCTATTTTACTTGGAATTGGTATAGGTGTTCTTACTGGCATAATATTGACCATGCTCTTTAAGAAATATCATATGAGGGACACGAAGAAAACTTTAATACTAATTGCAGCGGCAATTATTCTGACAGGAATAGAGGAGCTATTAAAAAATGTTGTTCCAATAGCAAGTTTACTGGGAGTAATGACCATAGGATTTATACTGCTTGAAAAACATCCAAACGCAGCTAACAGATTGGCGATGAAATATAATAAGGTATGGGTATTTGCTGAAATTTTGCTCTTTGTGCTCGTTGGTACCCAGGTAAATATTCAGGTAGCATTGGGTTCAGGCGTAATTGGAGTTCTAATAATTGTAATAGGACTAATTTTCAGGAGTATAGGTGTTTTGGTTTCGCTGGCGGGAACTAATTTAAACATGAAGGAAAGAATGTTTTGCGTAATAGCCTACCTGCCAAAGGCAACAGTACAGGCAGCCATTGGAGCTGTGCCGCTTGCTGCAGGAGTAAAGTCAGGAGAACTAATTCTCGCCATAGCTGTTCTTTCAATAATTATAACAGCACCGCTTGGGGCGATTGGAATAAAAGCAGCAGGAGAACATTGGCTACCTATGGATTAG
- a CDS encoding EamA family transporter — MWVLFAFGSAFFAGITAILAKIGIRNTDSNLATAIRTIVILIFSWLMVFIVGSQSTIYAISGHTLVFLILSGVATGVSWLCYFKALQLGNVNKVTPIDKSSTVLTMILAFIFLGEKVTWIKLIGMIAIGIGTYMMITKKECQAKEVKGNRWLFYAALSAVFASLTSILGKVGITGIESNLGTAIRTVVIMIIAWLVVFVMKKQGELKNIDKKSWLFICLSGITTGASWLCYYRALQTGLASVVVPIDKLSIVVAVVFSFFILKEKLTIKSFAGLIIIVTGTLVLLIK, encoded by the coding sequence ATTTGGGTATTATTTGCTTTTGGGTCAGCTTTTTTTGCTGGAATCACTGCTATTTTAGCTAAGATTGGAATAAGAAATACGGATTCTAATCTTGCAACTGCAATCAGGACTATTGTTATATTAATCTTTTCATGGCTCATGGTCTTTATTGTTGGATCACAAAGTACTATTTACGCTATAAGTGGACATACTTTGGTTTTCCTTATTTTGTCAGGGGTGGCAACCGGTGTTTCCTGGCTTTGTTATTTCAAAGCGCTTCAACTTGGGAATGTAAATAAAGTGACCCCCATTGATAAATCAAGTACAGTATTAACTATGATTCTCGCTTTTATCTTTTTAGGCGAAAAGGTAACTTGGATTAAACTCATTGGTATGATTGCCATTGGTATAGGTACATACATGATGATAACCAAGAAGGAATGTCAAGCAAAGGAAGTCAAGGGTAATAGATGGCTGTTTTATGCTGCACTGTCAGCGGTATTTGCCAGTTTGACTTCAATTCTTGGAAAGGTTGGCATCACTGGCATTGAATCGAATTTAGGAACTGCTATCAGAACCGTTGTGATAATGATTATAGCCTGGTTAGTAGTTTTTGTTATGAAAAAACAGGGGGAATTAAAAAATATCGATAAAAAAAGCTGGTTGTTTATCTGCCTTTCAGGTATAACAACGGGAGCATCCTGGCTCTGCTATTACAGGGCCCTTCAGACCGGGCTTGCCAGTGTAGTTGTTCCTATAGATAAATTAAGTATTGTCGTTGCTGTTGTATTCTCATTCTTTATTTTAAAAGAAAAACTTACAATAAAGTCATTCGCAGGCTTGATAATAATTGTAACAGGTACTTTGGTACTTTTAATAAAATAG
- a CDS encoding transposase, whose protein sequence is MYQRQEIFNIIELFTSQKLINFYTKIFDNLDLSSLPDRVPSKYGPTGFSRHALFRAFIVMKCEKFAQITDLKDFLENNLIIAQLCGFNISKPLPSYSVFQRFIKNLSNSYLKEVMKHQVNILKELGFIDNNFISVDATPVKANTKFNNPKCFANNKFSKNNHPSSDKDCKLGVHTANNSMNVQVFEDKPNNSKKKCEFYWGYKNHVICDAISGLPIAEFTTTADVNEISNFTEILSDTNEWFPLKGSYIIADKGYDSKQNHDFIRNTLKGHAFIALNKRGSKPKNLTSTGNVICDAGLAMHKDGKQYFDSYIKQKFCCPFRTSKDDSLCPCKHEKFFNGKKNRGCVKYISIGTDYRSSINRDSIFFKKIYSLRTESERYNSRWKNLNTEQAYVRNINSVTNLNTMGHICLLTIAIAAIKSGCVDKYKSLSGLKRTA, encoded by the coding sequence ATGTACCAACGTCAAGAAATCTTTAACATAATTGAACTTTTTACTTCTCAAAAGCTTATCAATTTTTATACAAAAATCTTCGATAATCTTGATTTATCTTCATTACCCGATAGGGTACCTTCAAAATATGGTCCTACTGGGTTTTCACGTCATGCTCTTTTTAGAGCTTTCATTGTCATGAAATGTGAAAAATTTGCCCAAATTACTGACCTTAAAGATTTTCTAGAAAATAATCTAATAATTGCTCAGCTTTGCGGTTTCAATATTTCTAAACCTTTACCTTCATACTCGGTTTTTCAGAGATTTATAAAAAATTTATCTAATTCTTATCTTAAAGAAGTCATGAAACACCAAGTTAATATTCTTAAAGAACTTGGTTTTATTGACAACAACTTTATATCAGTTGATGCCACTCCTGTTAAGGCTAATACTAAATTTAATAATCCTAAATGCTTCGCAAATAACAAATTTTCTAAAAATAATCATCCTTCTTCTGATAAAGATTGTAAATTAGGTGTTCATACTGCTAATAACTCTATGAATGTTCAAGTTTTCGAAGATAAACCCAATAATTCAAAGAAAAAATGTGAATTTTACTGGGGATATAAAAATCATGTTATTTGTGATGCTATCTCCGGTCTCCCAATTGCTGAATTTACTACAACCGCTGATGTTAATGAAATTTCTAACTTTACAGAAATACTTTCTGATACCAATGAGTGGTTTCCACTAAAAGGTAGTTATATTATTGCTGATAAAGGTTATGACTCAAAGCAAAATCATGATTTTATTCGTAATACCCTTAAAGGCCATGCCTTCATTGCATTAAATAAACGTGGGTCAAAACCTAAAAACTTAACATCAACAGGCAATGTAATATGCGATGCCGGATTAGCAATGCATAAAGATGGCAAACAATATTTTGATTCATATATTAAACAAAAGTTTTGCTGTCCGTTTAGGACTTCTAAAGATGATTCTTTATGTCCATGTAAACACGAAAAATTCTTTAATGGTAAGAAGAACAGAGGTTGTGTAAAATACATAAGCATCGGAACTGACTATAGATCCTCTATAAATCGTGATTCTATATTTTTTAAAAAAATATACAGCCTTAGAACTGAGTCTGAAAGATACAATTCTAGGTGGAAGAATCTAAATACCGAGCAAGCTTATGTTAGAAATATTAACTCTGTTACTAATTTAAATACAATGGGACATATTTGCCTTTTAACTATTGCAATTGCTGCTATAAAATCTGGTTGTGTTGATAAATACAAATCCCTATCGGGATTAAAAAGAACAGCTTAA